TCAGGTTGCGGGTCCGATTGTCGAGCCGAAAGGCTGCTCAGAGTCAAGGAACTTGCGAAAAACTGTTATTTTTACCAGTTGACGTTTCACCTGCATTGCTGTAGAGTTGAATCAACGAGACCGTGCGTAGTTCATATAAGCACGGCGCTGAGCCTCCCGCGGCGACTTCAAGCCTTCAGCAGTCTCTAAGTGGAGGAGGAAAACCTAGCCGAATGACAACGTATACATCGCGATCCAGAATCACCAGGTTCAGCCTGCCGGCTGAGCCGTCTGCGGCGTCCGTCTTGCGCAGATTCATCAGGGAGATCGCCCGCGGCACCCGCCTCACAGTTATCGAGGTCACCGATCTCCAGCTTGCGGTCACCGAGGCGTACAACAACGCACTCACCCAGCAGAAGCATCCCAACGAAGGCCGCATCGCGCTGAAGATTGACGCGCGTCCGGATGAAATCATAGTAGATCTTGCCTACCGAGAAACGCATTTCCCTCCGGCAGAGTTCTTCTCTCGGTGTTGATTCACCGGTAGCGTCGGCGGCGAGGTCAATCGGACCGCCGACGCTTGCTCTATTCCTCGCAGCTCGGTCCTTCTCTCATCGCCTTCGACGTCGTCCACCCGCCGTCCGACGTTTGACATTCATGAAAGAAAGCGGTACTCTTTGCATGGGGAAACCCGTGCTTCCGTAACACCTGATCATGAAGAACCTGCCTGGCCGTATTGCCCTATGTGTCTTGCTGTGTATCGCCTCCGCGACCGCGAATGCCGCCGATTACCTGGAAAGCCTCCGGGAGGCCGTGTCCGCGATCGAGATGGGTGCGTGCGATCAAGCCGGTAGCGCAATCGAGCAAGCTATTGCCGCCAACGAGGCAGACCCGCTCGTCCACCTCTCGCTTGCCGTGCTCTATCTCCACGGAGGCAGGATAGACGGCTCGTCGGGGGAGTTCCGGGCCGTGACTGAGTCTTCCCCGGGTGAATGGCTCGCCCACTACGGACTCGCGGTGACGGCCTTGGTCAGGGGGGACGCCCCCGCCGTTGACAAGGAGATCGCGGCCGCGCGCGAGGCGGGCGCTCCACCTTCTGACATAGACACCTTCGAGCGCTATCGAGACCACATCGTCGGCCGTTCGACGCCGGCGAGGCAGTCCGAATCCCTTCTCGACAAGCAGATGGATGCCTACGCTGCTCTGAGGACGGGTCTCCACGCCGATGCTCGCACACTCTTGACTGAGATCCTCGCCTCGCCGTGCCTGCCCGGTTTCGAGGAGCGGAGGAGTCCTGTCGCGACGTTTATCTCCTCGGCGCCGGTCGCCCTGCCGTCTTGTAGGATGACATGGACTCCGCCTCGAGGCGACGACGCCCGCGAAGTGGCGGAGACGGTCTACCTCACGGCTGACACGAGCGGTGCTGACGGCGTCGAGTTCGTGACCTTCTACGTGGACGGCACGTTCGTCGGCATGTCGAACTCTGAGCCGCTGTCATTCAACTGGAACACCAGACGGCACACCAACGGCCTCCACCAGGTGCGCATAGACGGCAAGAACGCTTCCGGCGATGTTGTCAGTTCGAAGTCGGTCTGGGTGCGCGTGAATAATGCTGATCCTGTTAGGCTGCCTCCAGTCTCCGGGCCTGAGGTCGAAAATCTGAGGGCGCGGCTGTGGAGGTGCATCAGGCTGTCGGAGAGCAGGCGGCTCGCCCACTACGAACTGGCGCAATTGATGCTCGATGAAGGGGAGAAGGATTCGGCGGCCCTCAACCTCGAATGCACGCTGGCATATCGGCCTGATTTCGCCGATGCCAGGCGGATGCTGCAAGAGATCAACGGCAAGCCCCCGGCATCTCGGGAGATCAGGTCCGGCCCGACCGGCAGAAAACTGGTCGCTCTGACCTTCGACGACGGCCCGAACCAGAGGACGGTCCGCCTTCTGGAGACGCTCGAACGGCTCAAGATTCCTGCCACGTTCTTTCTCGTCGGCTTCAGAGCGGAGGCACAGCCGCAACTCGTCAAGGCCATTGAGGCGGGCGGGCATGAGATCGGCAGCCACAGCTACACTCATCCGAACCTGACGAGCCTCTCTCTGTACGAGATCGAAGAGCAGCTGTGCAAGACGAACGCCGTGATCCGGGTGATTACCGGTAAGTCGCCGCGGTTGTTCAGGCCTCCGGGAGGCAACTTCAACTCTACCGTCAGGGAAGCTGTATCACGGCAAGGGATGAACAGCGTCTTTTGGACAGTCAACTGCGGTCACCTCGAGGGCGGCGACCCTCAGGGGCTTGCGGGCTATGTGTTTCAGAACATCACCGACGGGGGCATCGTCCTGATGCACAACGGCGAGGCTACCGCGTCTTACGCGCTTCCGGTCATCGCAAAACGGCTGCGCGACGCGGGGTACGAGTTCGTGACCGTGTCCCAGCTTCTGGGCGCGCGGTAGGTTGGGGCGGTCTCTCCGTTCCTCCAGACATCCTCAGTTCCTTCCGAAAATATACCAGGAAGGGATGTGAGGAACATTGGATTCGCCTGCCATCGAGGCAAACCAGCTTTCGATCTCCTACAGGACGGGACGCGGGCCGAAGAAACCTGCAGTCTCCGACCTCTCGTTTGGCGTCGGCCGCGGAGAGATCGTCGGGTTCATCGGCCCGAACGGTGCCGGAAAGACCTCCGCCATCAAAGCCCTGCTCGGCCTGATTCCTTCTCCCGGCGACTCGTGCCGCATCTTGGACATTCGGTCGAGCGATCCGCGGTCGCGGGCGTCGCTCGGTTATCTGCCTGAGGTATCGTACTACCCGAGGTTTCTGCGCCTCTTGGAGTTCCTCTACATCTGCGCTTGGCTCTCCGGGATTCCAAGGCGCGCGCGCAAGGATGCCGTCAGAACCGCCGCGAGGCGGACGGGCATGACCGAGCATCTGAACAGCCGCATGTTCGGCTTCTCGAAGGGGATGCTCCAACAGTCCGGCATTGCTCAGGCCCTGGTGCACAACCCCGACATCCTGATCCTCGACGAGCCGATGTCCGGCCTCGATCCGATCGCGCGTATGAAGATGCGGGAATTGCTGGTGGAACTACGATCGGAGGGCAAGACCATTCTCTTCTCGTCCCACGAACTCGGCGAGATCGAGATGGTTGCGGATCGGATACTCGTGCTCTGCCAGGGGCGGCTGGTCTACGACGGCGCCGTATCCGAAGCCGTGGGCATGGACGGCAACCTGGAGCGCGCCTTTATCCGCCTTCTTGGGGAGGAACTGCCATGCGCTGCCTAGCACTATCGTATCTATCCCTTATCGAGACGCTTCGGCGGAAGGAGTTCTACGTAGTGCTGGTCCTGATCGCGCTCCTCGCGGGCTGGCTTCAGATGGCGAATCTCGGTGCTTCGCAGGCCGGGAGATTCTCGCGAGAGATCGTCATGCAGGTCGCTTGGCTGGCTTCGTTCGCGCTTGCCGTGGCGCTCGCAACTCGCCAGATTCCAACCGACGTCGAACAGCGGACAGCCTACATCCTGCTCGCTCGCCCGATTCCGAGATGGCAGTACATCGCGGGTCGGGGTCTGGGTGCGGTGTCGGCCGCAATTACCTGTTTCACCGGCCTCTTCCTGATCCTAATAGTGATGCTGGCGATAAGGGGAGGCGCGGGCGTCTTGGATGCGACTCTTTGGCAGGCGTATGCCCTGCAGGTCTGCGCGCTCACTCTGCTGTGCAGCATATCTCTCTGCCTCTCATGCGCTTTCTCACCGGCGGCGGCGGTAACATTCGCGCTCGTTCTCCTCTGCGTGACGCGTTACGGCGGGCAGTCGCTCATGTCGGCCATCGAGACAATGACCGGGATGCGTCAGTACGCGGCGTGGGCGGCATACCTCGCTCTCCCGCACTTCGAGTTCTTCGACATATCGCGCAGGTTCGTGCACGGATGGGGGCCTCTGCCGAAGATAGCATTCGTGCAGATACTGGCCTACGGACTGGGGTATGCTCTCTTCGCAGGCGCCTGCGCGTCGCTCACGTTCCGCAGGAAGTGGCTGTGATGGAGTCCAGGCATCTAGGCGTAATGGCGATCTGCGGACTGGTCGTCGTCGTTCTCTGCGGTCCGATAGGAGTTCGGACTGAGGCTGCGGATCGGCAGAACGGTGACATCCTTGTGCGGTTATTCGGCGGAACGGCCGAGATTGCCTCGCGAAGCGCGCTCGATCAGGCTGATCTCTACCTCCACAAAGGGGCAGGCCATCTGTGCGAAGATCACGGGCATGACGGAGATCAGCAGCGTTCTCATTCCCTGCCAATGCAGGGATTGGTGAGGAGACTGCACGGCCAGACCGCTCCCCGTGACCACAGTCATGTTGTCGGCTCGGATGAGAAGGAACTCCTCCCCTGGTTCGTCATCGCCGCGCGTCTTGACCCGCGGAACGTCGAGGCCTGGCGGACCGGCGCCTACTGGTACTACCGAACGGGGCAGGTTCGCGAGGCCGAACGCTTCATATCCGCGGGGATTGCGAGCAACCCCTCGGACCACCGCGTCTACCTGGAGCGCGGCATCCTCTACCACCGCCTGGAACGCTGGAACGAATCGGCTTCCGACCTCCGTACAGCGATGAGGCTGTACAGATCGCTCGACGAGGACTCGCCGTTTGAGTTGAAGGCGGCCCGGATTTACCTGCGCGATTGTGCGGAGAGACTGCGGAAGTAGACGCCATCTCCGAACAAGCAGGTAGCTCCTGGGTCGGCGCCGAAATGTATCCTCTGAAGCGACATCATCTCGCGAGGAGGAGTGCGACCCATGAGCGACGGGCATGCCACCAGGCGTGAGTTTCTTGCAGGGATAGGGGCTGCCTGCGCGGTACTGCCCTTGGTCGGTGTCGAGGGAGCGTCCGCACCATCGAAACAGCCGAACCTCGTCTTCATCCTGACCGACGACCATCGGTTCGATGCGATGAGTTGCATGGGCCACCCCTTCCTGCGCACTCCGAACATCGACCGTATCGCACGAGAGGGAGCGATCTTCCGCAATGCCTTCGTCACAACCTCACTGTGTTCTCCCAGCAGGGCGAGCTTTCTGACGGGGCGATATGCTCACTCCCATGGCGTCCTCAACAATGCCACCGTGTTCGAAGACAGCCAGCCGACCTTCCCGACCGTGCTCAAGGCGGCGGGATACGAGACCGCATTTGTCGGCAAATGGCACATGGCCGGGCAAGAGGGCCCTCGAAAGGGCTTCGACTACTGGTTCAGTTTCAAAGGTCAGGGCGTTTACTACAGCCCGACCGTGAACGATAACGGCGAAGTCAAACGGGTCGGCACCTACATGACCGACCTGTTGACAGACAAGGCCGTCGAGTGGCTGAACAGACCCCGGAATGCGCCGTTCTGCCTCTATCTATCCCACAAGGCGGTTCACGGCCCGTTCCAGCCTGCCGTGCGGCACAAGAAGCTGTATGCGGGCGAGAAGATCGAGCGCCCGAAGAGCATGAGCGATACCCTAGAGGGCAAGCCCGAGTGGATTCGGAGAGGCATGGAGCCCGGCCACGACTTGACTGGAGCTCTGACCGACCCTGCCAAGCTGGACGAGTTGATACTCGACTATTGCCGGACGCTCGTCGCCGTAGACGAGGGAGTCGGCCGTGTGCTCGATACACTGGAGGCGATGGGCGAACTCGACAATACCGTCATCGTGTTCTGCGGCGACAACGGCTATTTCCTCGGCGAGCACGGGCGGGTGGACAAGCGCCTGATGTACGAGGAGTCCATACGCATCCCGATGGTTATGCGCTACCCGAAGGTTGTCAAGCCGGGAACTGAGGTCCAGGGCATGGTGCTCAACATTGATCTGTGCCCCACGTTCCTCGACCTTGCGGGGGTGACCGCGCCCCAGGGAATCCAGGGGAGGTCGTTCCGTCCGCTGCTTCGAGGGAAGGCCCGGGGATGGCGCGAAGAGTGGATGTACGAGTACTTCCGCGAGAAGGGATACAACTGGACGCCGACCACCGTTGGAGTCCGGACCGAGCGCTGGAAGTATATCGAGTATCTCGACGAGGAAGGCGTCCCGGCTGAGCTCTACGATCTCAGAGAGGACCCGACGGAACTCCGCAACCTGGTTGATGATGCGAAGCACGCCGATAGACTCTCCGAGATGCGTGCTCGTCTCGCGCGGCTCAGAGATGAGACCGGCTATCCAGCGGGCAGCTAGGTTAGATGGAACGCGACCTGGGAATACTACTTGTGGTATAGTGTGCTCTGCACGGGGAGACGACCTCTTCGCGATGAGCTTTTTGGCGATTCGGCATATGTTTGGCATGACGAATGTCGCATGATCAAGGAGGAGAGTATGAAGATCAAAGGAACCCGGACCGAGAAGAACCTGATCACCTCGTTTGCAGGTGAGTCCCAGGCGAGGAACAGGTATACGTATTTCGCCAGTCAGGCGAAGAAGGACGGCTATGAGCAGATATCCGCCATCTTCACGGAGACCGCGGACAACGAGAAGGAGCACGCGAAGCGCTTCTTTAAGTTCCTCGAGGGTGGGACTTGCGAGGTCGTCGGCGTCTTTCCCGCCGGCAAGATCGGCACGACCGCCGAGAACCTGGCCGCAGCCGCTGCTGGTGAACTCGAGGAGTGGTCGGAGTTGTACCCTGAGGCTGCTCGCGTTGCCCGTGCCGAAGGATTTGAGGCGGTGGCCGTCGTGTTCGAGAAGATCGCTGCCGTCGAGAAGCATCACGAGGAGAGATACCGCGCGCTGTTGAAGAACGTCGAAGACGGCAAGGTCTTCAAGAAGGACGCCCCGGTCGTCTGGAAGTGCCGCAACTGCGGCTATATCCACGAAGGTCCGGAAGCCCTCCAGTTGTGCCCGGCATGCGCGCACCCCCAGGCGCATTTCGAGCTTCTCGCCGACAACTTCTGATTCGACGATGTAGAGACGCCGCTGTTGAGGTGTTGGGGCGGGAGTTGTACTCCCGCCCCAACAAGCTTGCGTGGAGGAAACGCCGGCATGAACTTCCGAGAGAGAACCCTCGCGATCTTCGCCGATCAACCCGTAGACAATGTAGTCTACCAGCCCCGCATCGAGCATTGGTACGGAGTCAACAAGGCGCAGAACACGCTTCCCGAGCTTTACAGGGACATGTCGCTCCTGGATGTCTACGACGACTTGGGGTGCTCGATCCGCAGCTATCCCTGGTTCAACGGCTGCCTTGGATGCGCCGACGATCCGAGCGTGAAGTACGAGGCCGAGCAGCATGGGAACCGGCACGTCTCCCGTTGGATCACTCCCGTCGGGACCGTGGAGGCCCACTCCCGTTCAACCGGCCTTGCATCGCACACCGACAAGTTCCCCGTCGAAACGCCGGATGACGCGAGGGTGATGGAGTATATCCTTCGCGGGCGCACGTGGTCGTTCAACAACGAGCTGTTCGCGCAGAACGACGCGATCGTAGGCGACCGGGCCGCCCCGATGATGTTCATCCCCCGCGTCAACGTGCAGAAGCTCCTGATCGAGATCATGGGGGTCGAGGGCACGATCTACGCGCTCCATGACGATCAGGCGATGGTCGAGCACCTGATCGACGTCATCAACGAGACCGACGAGCCGATGCTGAAGGTCGTGCTCGAGAGCCCTGTGCCGATCATCAACTTCGGCGACAACGTGGACCACCACTTCCTGCCGCCGAACCTCTTCGAGCGGTACGTGCTCCCGGAGTACCAGCGGCGGGCCGACCTCTTCCGAGCTCGTGGCAAGTTCACGCATGCGCACTGGGACGGCAGCATCAAACTCCTGCTCCCGTATGCCCAACAGACGCGGCTCGACGGCATCGAGGCGTTGACCCCGATTCCCCAGGGTGACGTCACGCTTCAGGAGATGAAGGAGGGGCTGGGCGACATGGTGCTGCTCGACGGCATCCCGATGACCAGCTTCCTTCCGTCCGAGCCGCTCGAGGAAGTGGAGCGCACGGCGCGCGACTGCATCGAGATGTTCTCGCCGAACCTGGTCCTCGGCGTCTCGGATGAG
This window of the Armatimonadota bacterium genome carries:
- a CDS encoding ABC transporter ATP-binding protein, with product MDSPAIEANQLSISYRTGRGPKKPAVSDLSFGVGRGEIVGFIGPNGAGKTSAIKALLGLIPSPGDSCRILDIRSSDPRSRASLGYLPEVSYYPRFLRLLEFLYICAWLSGIPRRARKDAVRTAARRTGMTEHLNSRMFGFSKGMLQQSGIAQALVHNPDILILDEPMSGLDPIARMKMRELLVELRSEGKTILFSSHELGEIEMVADRILVLCQGRLVYDGAVSEAVGMDGNLERAFIRLLGEELPCAA
- a CDS encoding polysaccharide deacetylase family protein → MKNLPGRIALCVLLCIASATANAADYLESLREAVSAIEMGACDQAGSAIEQAIAANEADPLVHLSLAVLYLHGGRIDGSSGEFRAVTESSPGEWLAHYGLAVTALVRGDAPAVDKEIAAAREAGAPPSDIDTFERYRDHIVGRSTPARQSESLLDKQMDAYAALRTGLHADARTLLTEILASPCLPGFEERRSPVATFISSAPVALPSCRMTWTPPRGDDAREVAETVYLTADTSGADGVEFVTFYVDGTFVGMSNSEPLSFNWNTRRHTNGLHQVRIDGKNASGDVVSSKSVWVRVNNADPVRLPPVSGPEVENLRARLWRCIRLSESRRLAHYELAQLMLDEGEKDSAALNLECTLAYRPDFADARRMLQEINGKPPASREIRSGPTGRKLVALTFDDGPNQRTVRLLETLERLKIPATFFLVGFRAEAQPQLVKAIEAGGHEIGSHSYTHPNLTSLSLYEIEEQLCKTNAVIRVITGKSPRLFRPPGGNFNSTVREAVSRQGMNSVFWTVNCGHLEGGDPQGLAGYVFQNITDGGIVLMHNGEATASYALPVIAKRLRDAGYEFVTVSQLLGAR
- a CDS encoding sulfatase, translating into MSDGHATRREFLAGIGAACAVLPLVGVEGASAPSKQPNLVFILTDDHRFDAMSCMGHPFLRTPNIDRIAREGAIFRNAFVTTSLCSPSRASFLTGRYAHSHGVLNNATVFEDSQPTFPTVLKAAGYETAFVGKWHMAGQEGPRKGFDYWFSFKGQGVYYSPTVNDNGEVKRVGTYMTDLLTDKAVEWLNRPRNAPFCLYLSHKAVHGPFQPAVRHKKLYAGEKIERPKSMSDTLEGKPEWIRRGMEPGHDLTGALTDPAKLDELILDYCRTLVAVDEGVGRVLDTLEAMGELDNTVIVFCGDNGYFLGEHGRVDKRLMYEESIRIPMVMRYPKVVKPGTEVQGMVLNIDLCPTFLDLAGVTAPQGIQGRSFRPLLRGKARGWREEWMYEYFREKGYNWTPTTVGVRTERWKYIEYLDEEGVPAELYDLREDPTELRNLVDDAKHADRLSEMRARLARLRDETGYPAGS
- a CDS encoding ATP-binding protein translates to MTTYTSRSRITRFSLPAEPSAASVLRRFIREIARGTRLTVIEVTDLQLAVTEAYNNALTQQKHPNEGRIALKIDARPDEIIVDLAYRETHFPPAEFFSRC
- a CDS encoding rubrerythrin family protein; this translates as MKIKGTRTEKNLITSFAGESQARNRYTYFASQAKKDGYEQISAIFTETADNEKEHAKRFFKFLEGGTCEVVGVFPAGKIGTTAENLAAAAAGELEEWSELYPEAARVARAEGFEAVAVVFEKIAAVEKHHEERYRALLKNVEDGKVFKKDAPVVWKCRNCGYIHEGPEALQLCPACAHPQAHFELLADNF
- a CDS encoding ABC-2 transporter permease — protein: MRCLALSYLSLIETLRRKEFYVVLVLIALLAGWLQMANLGASQAGRFSREIVMQVAWLASFALAVALATRQIPTDVEQRTAYILLARPIPRWQYIAGRGLGAVSAAITCFTGLFLILIVMLAIRGGAGVLDATLWQAYALQVCALTLLCSISLCLSCAFSPAAAVTFALVLLCVTRYGGQSLMSAIETMTGMRQYAAWAAYLALPHFEFFDISRRFVHGWGPLPKIAFVQILAYGLGYALFAGACASLTFRRKWL